A window from Candidatus Baltobacteraceae bacterium encodes these proteins:
- a CDS encoding MoaD/ThiS family protein, whose amino-acid sequence MNVRVLAFARIRELLGSGELTFELPDGATIGDVWQAAVDRNAAIASLASSTRIARNGRVVGDTLESVREGDELALLPPAGGG is encoded by the coding sequence GTGAACGTGCGCGTACTCGCGTTCGCGCGCATTCGCGAATTGCTCGGATCGGGCGAGTTGACGTTCGAGCTGCCCGACGGGGCGACGATCGGAGATGTCTGGCAAGCGGCCGTCGATCGCAACGCCGCGATCGCTTCGCTTGCGTCGTCGACGCGCATCGCGCGTAACGGCCGCGTCGTCGGCGACACGCTCGAATCGGTGCGCGAAGGTGACGAACTAGCGCTCTTACCGCCGGCGGGCGGCGGGTAA
- a CDS encoding molybdenum cofactor biosynthesis protein MoaE, translating to MFVIVREPLDAAALAESLKTDGCGAIVTFAGVVRDRSDDGRLVTGLAYEAYDALAVAEFETIAAEARARFGPCEMTIAHRAGDVRIGEAAVVVVVAAPHRGAAFDACEYAIDELKARAPIWKHERYADGDSTWKENTVRTESRS from the coding sequence GTGTTCGTTATCGTTCGGGAGCCGCTCGACGCGGCCGCGCTGGCCGAATCGCTAAAAACTGACGGCTGCGGCGCGATCGTAACCTTTGCGGGCGTCGTGCGCGATCGTTCCGACGACGGCCGGCTCGTGACGGGGCTCGCGTACGAAGCGTACGACGCGCTGGCCGTCGCCGAATTCGAAACGATCGCCGCGGAGGCGCGCGCGCGGTTCGGACCGTGCGAGATGACTATCGCGCATCGCGCCGGCGACGTGCGGATAGGCGAGGCGGCCGTCGTGGTGGTCGTTGCGGCGCCGCATCGCGGGGCCGCATTCGATGCCTGCGAGTACGCGATCGACGAACTCAAAGCGCGCGCGCCGATCTGGAAACACGAACGGTACGCAGACGGCGATTCCACTTGGAAAGAAAATACCGTTCGCACGGAGAGTCGCAGCTGA
- a CDS encoding alpha/beta fold hydrolase: MERKYRSHGESQLSVDLVRVRAQNNEIATLVYAPRRPRNVWLVAGHGYSSSKHNLDFLCGFLASHGFGVASLDFPGHKLGASGGTLRGVDDLIDAMSAVVEYVGERHVAPVYTMGHSMGAMTALFTAGLDRSIAGAIAIATGYGRPSALESLKAAGATDFRSSYVTGVSLPELIEGIDARFADALPRLEGRPQLYVAADRDAMVSRASVEALYDRAREPKRFVTVSSDHTYAGEHARSSVLQWLNDLHPRH, from the coding sequence TTGGAAAGAAAATACCGTTCGCACGGAGAGTCGCAGCTGAGCGTCGACCTTGTCCGCGTACGCGCGCAAAACAACGAGATTGCGACGCTCGTTTACGCACCGCGGCGACCGCGCAACGTGTGGCTCGTCGCCGGCCACGGCTACTCCAGTTCCAAACACAATCTCGATTTTCTCTGCGGTTTTCTGGCAAGCCACGGCTTCGGCGTCGCCAGCCTCGATTTTCCGGGCCACAAACTGGGCGCGAGCGGCGGCACGCTGCGCGGCGTCGACGATCTGATCGACGCGATGTCGGCCGTCGTCGAGTACGTCGGGGAGCGCCACGTCGCGCCCGTCTACACGATGGGCCACAGCATGGGCGCGATGACGGCGCTCTTTACCGCCGGCCTGGACCGCTCGATCGCGGGTGCGATCGCGATTGCGACCGGCTACGGGCGCCCGAGCGCTTTAGAATCCCTCAAGGCTGCGGGTGCGACCGACTTCCGCTCTTCGTATGTGACGGGAGTCTCGCTGCCCGAACTGATCGAGGGCATCGACGCGCGATTTGCCGACGCCTTGCCGCGTTTGGAGGGCCGCCCGCAACTCTACGTAGCCGCCGATCGCGACGCGATGGTGAGCCGAGCAAGCGTTGAAGCACTCTACGACCGCGCTCGCGAACCAAAGCGTTTCGTGACCGTTTCGAGCGATCATACCTACGCGGGGGAGCATGCCCGGAGCAGCGTGTTGCAATGGCTGAACGACCTTCATCCTCGTCATTAG
- the moeB gene encoding molybdopterin-synthase adenylyltransferase MoeB, whose protein sequence is MAERPSSSSLAGSRALRRYSRHLLIPEVGLAGQEKLASARVLCIGAGGLGSPVLQYLAAAGVGRIGVMDDDVVDETNLQRQTLFATADIGASKARVAAERLLASNPQIAIDAIPLRFTGENARDLVRLYDVIVDCTDRFETRYLVNDACALEDKPDVYGSIFRFDGQVSVFWRGRGACYRCLFPESPPPGTVPTCAEGGVLGVLAGIVGTMQANEVLKLVLGIGEPLIGRLLLVDALGGRTRELHIDRDPACPLCGEHPTIAGVRLNEVPDEPSGVVEIAIGALDRELEGATLLDVREPHEAVLGVLPGAVHIPASELEARMHELDSARRYIVACRVGAKSLWAVRRLREAGFGRLAHLEGGLLAYAAQDPAFAFF, encoded by the coding sequence ATGGCTGAACGACCTTCATCCTCGTCATTAGCGGGCAGCCGCGCGTTGCGGCGCTATAGCCGCCACCTGCTCATTCCTGAAGTGGGGTTGGCGGGTCAGGAAAAACTCGCGTCTGCGCGCGTGCTCTGCATCGGCGCGGGCGGCCTCGGTTCGCCGGTGCTGCAGTATCTGGCGGCGGCCGGGGTCGGCCGCATCGGCGTGATGGATGACGACGTGGTCGACGAAACGAACCTGCAGCGTCAAACGCTTTTCGCAACCGCGGATATCGGCGCGTCCAAAGCGCGCGTGGCGGCGGAACGCCTGCTCGCGAGCAACCCGCAAATCGCGATCGATGCGATCCCGCTGCGCTTTACCGGCGAGAACGCACGCGACCTCGTCCGGCTGTACGACGTGATCGTCGATTGCACGGATCGCTTCGAGACACGCTATCTCGTCAACGACGCGTGCGCGCTCGAAGATAAGCCCGACGTGTACGGTTCGATCTTTCGATTCGACGGACAAGTGAGCGTGTTTTGGCGCGGCCGCGGAGCCTGTTACCGCTGCCTCTTTCCGGAGTCGCCTCCGCCGGGCACCGTTCCGACGTGCGCCGAAGGCGGCGTTCTCGGAGTGCTGGCCGGAATCGTCGGCACGATGCAAGCGAACGAAGTACTCAAACTCGTGTTGGGAATCGGCGAGCCGTTGATCGGGCGGTTGCTGCTCGTCGACGCGCTCGGCGGGCGCACCCGGGAACTGCATATCGATCGCGATCCGGCGTGTCCGCTTTGCGGAGAACATCCCACGATCGCGGGGGTGCGGCTCAACGAAGTGCCCGACGAGCCCTCCGGTGTCGTCGAGATCGCGATCGGCGCGCTCGATCGCGAACTCGAAGGAGCGACGCTGCTGGACGTTCGCGAGCCGCACGAGGCGGTGCTCGGCGTGCTCCCGGGCGCGGTCCACATCCCCGCGTCGGAGCTCGAGGCGCGCATGCACGAGTTGGATTCGGCACGACGCTACATCGTCGCGTGCCGCGTTGGTGCGAAATCGCTCTGGGCCGTGCGGCGCCTGCGCGAGGCGGGGTTTGGCCGGCTCGCCCACCTCGAGGGCGGCCTGCTCGCGTACGCGGCCCAGGACCCGGCCTTCGCTTTCTTCTAA
- the rfbC gene encoding dTDP-4-dehydrorhamnose 3,5-epimerase — protein sequence MLETRPTKFPDVTIVAPVVFADARGLFKEVFSRGEYARIGIASAFVQDNVSLSRKGVLRGLHYDLRMGKLVQCLSGRIFDVFVDMREGSPTRYRWDSIELTGENHLQVYLPPGFAHGFYTLSDEAVVLYKQSATYDPAYERAIGWRDGRIGVTWPLDGEPILSPKDAAL from the coding sequence ATGCTTGAAACGCGCCCAACGAAGTTCCCCGACGTCACGATCGTCGCGCCCGTCGTCTTCGCCGACGCGCGCGGATTGTTCAAGGAAGTATTTTCGCGAGGCGAATACGCGCGCATCGGGATCGCGTCGGCCTTCGTGCAAGACAACGTCTCGCTTTCGCGCAAGGGCGTGCTGCGCGGGCTGCACTACGACTTGCGCATGGGGAAGCTCGTGCAATGTCTGAGCGGACGGATCTTCGACGTATTTGTCGACATGCGTGAGGGTTCGCCAACCCGCTACCGGTGGGATAGCATCGAACTCACGGGGGAGAATCATCTGCAAGTCTATCTGCCGCCCGGCTTCGCACACGGCTTTTACACGCTCTCCGACGAGGCCGTCGTCCTGTACAAGCAGAGCGCGACCTACGATCCGGCGTACGAGCGCGCGATCGGCTGGCGCGACGGGCGCATCGGCGTGACCTGGCCGCTCGACGGCGAGCCGATCCTGTCGCCCAAAGATGCCGCGTTATGA
- a CDS encoding aldo/keto reductase, translating into MTHKPFGATGVGVAVIGQGTWDLPESGARAGEAQRAIRRGIELGLTHLDTAEMYGGGRVEELLGTAIAGIPRERVFVTSKVLPSNASYRGTIDACDRTLRRLGIEMLDLYLLHWPSSEPLEETMRALEALVQAGKTRFIGVSNFDVDDMRAAQSFLRREKLACNQVLYHLRERGIEFRLLPYCARAGIAVVAYTPFGRGAFPRDAVKPEGALGRIAAKHGRTPRQVILNFLTREANVFAIPKASSAQHVEENAGAAGWALDEDDIAQIEAAFPAHDGPLATI; encoded by the coding sequence ATGACGCACAAACCATTTGGCGCGACGGGCGTCGGCGTGGCGGTCATCGGGCAAGGAACGTGGGATCTGCCGGAGTCGGGAGCACGCGCGGGCGAAGCCCAACGCGCGATTCGTCGCGGCATCGAACTCGGCTTGACGCACCTCGACACGGCCGAGATGTACGGCGGCGGCCGGGTCGAGGAACTGCTCGGTACCGCGATTGCCGGCATACCGCGCGAGCGCGTGTTCGTCACGAGTAAAGTGCTGCCGAGCAATGCCAGCTACCGGGGCACGATCGATGCCTGCGATCGAACGCTCCGGCGACTCGGGATCGAAATGCTCGATCTCTACCTCTTACACTGGCCGAGCAGCGAGCCGCTGGAGGAAACGATGCGCGCGCTCGAGGCACTGGTGCAGGCGGGCAAGACGCGGTTTATCGGAGTCAGTAACTTCGACGTGGACGACATGCGCGCGGCGCAGTCGTTTTTGCGGCGCGAAAAACTCGCCTGCAATCAAGTGCTCTATCACCTGCGCGAGCGTGGGATCGAGTTTCGCCTGCTTCCGTATTGCGCGCGAGCCGGCATCGCCGTCGTGGCCTACACGCCGTTTGGCCGCGGCGCCTTTCCTCGCGATGCCGTCAAACCCGAGGGCGCGCTCGGTCGAATCGCCGCCAAGCACGGACGTACGCCGCGTCAGGTCATTCTAAACTTTCTCACGCGCGAAGCAAACGTGTTCGCGATTCCGAAAGCTTCCAGCGCGCAACACGTTGAAGAAAACGCCGGCGCGGCAGGGTGGGCGCTCGACGAGGACGACATCGCGCAGATCGAGGCGGCCTTTCCGGCCCACGATGGACCGCTCGCAACCATTTGA
- the queG gene encoding tRNA epoxyqueuosine(34) reductase QueG, whose product MDRSQPFDLALVKDRAIALARELGAAAVRVAAASPDVQTRDAMRAAFARDDLATWSYDESYAQRASAPEHVLPGARAVICVAMPYATPPPDREPLQGRVSNYAWSADYHYRLRSLLGAVAELVDELAGRPVTAIACDTKPLAERAFAARSGLGWVGKHTNLISPESGSFVFLGEVVTTLDLPVDSPLRKSCGSCARCVSACPTGALRGDYTIDATRCIADLNQRTDAIPRAMRPLVGGWVWGCDLCQLACPPTQRAAASPDAANRPHSPASATPQLLELLRLRSSTFKRTYAPTAMGWRGAAVLRRNAAVALGNALDRSTVTALARALDSDPHPLVRGHAAWALGRIGSPPALDALRRRARIEPAPDVREEIESALEPYERPGR is encoded by the coding sequence ATGGACCGCTCGCAACCATTTGACCTCGCGCTCGTCAAGGATCGCGCGATCGCGCTCGCGCGCGAGCTGGGCGCCGCTGCCGTGCGCGTCGCCGCGGCATCGCCCGACGTGCAGACGCGCGACGCCATGCGCGCGGCTTTCGCACGTGATGATTTAGCCACGTGGAGCTACGACGAGTCGTACGCGCAACGCGCCAGCGCTCCGGAACACGTGTTGCCCGGAGCGCGTGCCGTCATCTGCGTTGCGATGCCCTACGCGACGCCGCCGCCGGATCGCGAACCGCTGCAGGGCCGGGTTTCGAACTACGCGTGGTCGGCGGATTACCACTATCGCCTACGGTCGCTGCTCGGAGCGGTTGCGGAACTTGTCGACGAACTCGCCGGCCGACCGGTCACGGCGATCGCGTGCGATACCAAACCGCTCGCCGAGCGTGCGTTTGCCGCGCGTTCCGGATTGGGATGGGTCGGCAAACACACGAACCTCATCTCGCCGGAATCCGGTTCGTTCGTTTTTCTTGGCGAGGTCGTAACGACGCTCGATCTGCCGGTGGATTCGCCACTTCGCAAGTCGTGCGGAAGCTGCGCGCGATGTGTGAGCGCGTGCCCGACCGGAGCGTTGCGCGGCGACTACACGATCGATGCGACGCGCTGCATTGCGGACCTCAACCAACGCACCGACGCGATTCCGCGAGCGATGCGCCCGCTCGTCGGCGGTTGGGTGTGGGGCTGCGATCTCTGTCAACTCGCATGTCCGCCGACGCAGCGGGCGGCGGCATCCCCGGACGCTGCGAACCGCCCGCACTCGCCGGCCAGCGCGACGCCCCAACTTCTCGAGCTGCTGCGCTTGCGCAGCAGTACGTTCAAGCGAACCTACGCCCCGACGGCGATGGGCTGGCGGGGGGCTGCCGTGTTGCGCCGCAATGCCGCGGTCGCGCTCGGGAACGCGCTCGATCGTTCGACCGTCACCGCACTCGCACGGGCATTGGATAGCGATCCGCACCCGTTGGTTCGCGGGCATGCGGCCTGGGCGCTCGGCCGTATCGGCTCGCCGCCGGCCCTCGACGCGCTGCGCCGGCGGGCTCGAATCGAGCCGGCGCCCGACGTTCGCGAGGAGATCGAGTCGGCGCTGGAACCCTACGAGCGCCCCGGGCGTTAG
- the moaA gene encoding GTP 3',8-cyclase MoaA: MALRTIDLTRELLADQFSRPITYLRVSVTDKCNLRCVYCMPEAGLPWLPKAGILTYEEIVALVGAAASVGVRSVRLTGGEPLVRRDLHHLVRELAAIDGVEDIALSTNALLLEEQVESLVEAGLTRVNISLDTLRADRFEAIARRPGLDRTLAGIDAAIAHGLAPLKLNCVVMRGQNDDEIADFAELTRTRPIFVRFIEVMPVEENAGLQRDTYVSADEILERVRGLGKIAPSAGPGGNGPARYFAFADAPGAVGVISPLSHDYCETCNRVRLTADGKLRLCLFGDYEVDLRTPLRAGASRDEIAAILRSAMLIKPERHHLRLGEPSSRMRAFSEIGG; the protein is encoded by the coding sequence ATGGCGCTGCGTACGATCGATCTCACGCGCGAACTCCTGGCCGATCAGTTCAGCCGGCCGATCACGTACCTGCGCGTTTCGGTCACCGATAAGTGCAACTTACGTTGCGTCTACTGCATGCCCGAAGCGGGCCTGCCCTGGCTGCCGAAAGCTGGGATTCTGACGTACGAGGAGATCGTGGCGCTCGTAGGCGCCGCCGCTTCGGTCGGGGTGCGCAGCGTTCGACTAACCGGCGGCGAGCCACTGGTCCGCCGCGATCTGCACCATCTCGTTCGCGAGCTAGCCGCCATCGATGGAGTCGAGGATATCGCGCTCTCCACCAACGCGCTGCTGCTCGAGGAGCAGGTCGAATCGCTGGTTGAGGCCGGACTGACGCGCGTCAACATTTCACTCGACACCCTGCGTGCGGACCGCTTCGAAGCAATCGCGCGACGCCCCGGCCTCGACCGAACGCTCGCCGGAATCGACGCGGCTATCGCCCACGGGCTCGCGCCGCTCAAACTTAACTGCGTCGTTATGCGCGGTCAGAACGACGACGAGATCGCCGATTTCGCCGAACTCACGCGCACGCGCCCGATCTTCGTGCGCTTCATCGAAGTGATGCCCGTTGAAGAAAACGCCGGCTTACAGCGCGACACCTATGTAAGCGCCGACGAGATTCTGGAGCGCGTGCGGGGGCTGGGCAAGATCGCGCCGAGCGCCGGCCCCGGCGGGAACGGCCCGGCGCGGTACTTCGCCTTCGCGGACGCCCCGGGGGCGGTCGGCGTGATCAGTCCGCTCTCGCACGACTATTGCGAAACCTGCAATCGCGTCCGCCTCACGGCCGACGGAAAGCTGCGGCTCTGCCTCTTCGGGGACTACGAAGTAGACCTGCGAACGCCCCTGCGCGCCGGTGCGAGCCGGGACGAGATCGCCGCCATTTTACGCTCCGCCATGCTCATCAAGCCCGAACGCCACCACCTACGCTTGGGGGAGCCCTCATCGCGAATGCGGGCGTTCAGCGAAATCGGCGGCTGA
- a CDS encoding RNA polymerase sigma factor, translating into MEQVYLTATEAPVAHARVDALVREHQMKLARYLRRMVGDPDVALDIAQDVFFAAYRTLQADPDRLLTAGWLYRTATNSAISYLRRKKILRFTPLERDQEVRGLRIDERSAASIDLQMAMSRLPGDQASAIMLTSYAGYSSQEAAAILGTSADAVRQRVCRAMKTLRTVMSERE; encoded by the coding sequence ATGGAACAGGTCTACCTCACCGCCACCGAGGCTCCGGTCGCTCACGCCCGAGTCGATGCGCTCGTTCGCGAGCATCAAATGAAACTCGCGCGCTATCTGCGCCGGATGGTCGGCGACCCCGACGTGGCGCTCGATATCGCCCAAGACGTATTTTTTGCGGCCTACCGCACGCTGCAGGCCGATCCCGATCGGCTGCTCACGGCCGGCTGGCTGTATCGGACCGCTACCAACTCGGCCATCTCGTATTTGAGGAGAAAGAAGATTCTACGATTCACGCCGCTGGAACGCGATCAGGAAGTGCGCGGTTTGCGCATCGACGAGCGCAGCGCGGCGTCGATCGATTTGCAGATGGCGATGTCCCGCTTGCCGGGCGATCAGGCGTCGGCCATCATGCTCACGAGCTACGCCGGCTACTCGTCGCAAGAAGCCGCGGCGATCTTAGGTACCTCCGCCGATGCCGTTCGTCAACGCGTCTGTCGCGCGATGAAGACGCTGCGAACCGTGATGTCGGAGCGTGAATGA
- a CDS encoding TonB family protein, which yields MTDRLHDRAEMLAGAIALGEATDGERREYRQHLAGCSTCLQALGGEHELERTAAIVGAARECEVWQPDLSDAVASKMQARKRVWRFGLSVLGICLAVSFVLHVAIASGLAHLTPTLADPLVLNYGGMRIALERRGPVPKSPPPVAQRRMVVVHNVVQLSRAPVANVAPATDRGSKAEPTSAPRQIAAAIVHPDPQTADPTGAQSNVPIWRRGAGADTWHTIAKTTTTAFTESAPQVMNGRLESIQIAATYTTRDAAPIGGDTAINPQPPMIATDEGAQGTAVFAVSIDERGVPTKCTITKSSNYPVLDTTVCSAAMKAHYTPKTVNGKAVPGVYTDAFTFRNDNGTEGLSN from the coding sequence ATGACCGATAGACTTCACGATCGAGCGGAGATGCTCGCGGGCGCAATCGCTCTGGGCGAGGCGACCGACGGCGAACGACGCGAGTATCGGCAACATCTTGCCGGCTGCTCGACTTGTTTGCAGGCGCTGGGAGGCGAGCACGAACTCGAACGTACCGCGGCGATCGTGGGAGCCGCACGCGAGTGCGAAGTGTGGCAGCCCGATCTGAGCGACGCCGTCGCATCGAAGATGCAGGCGCGTAAACGCGTCTGGCGCTTTGGATTGAGCGTTCTCGGAATCTGTCTTGCGGTTTCATTCGTCTTGCACGTCGCGATTGCGAGCGGCCTCGCACATTTGACGCCGACGCTCGCCGATCCGCTGGTCTTGAATTACGGCGGCATGCGTATCGCGCTCGAACGCCGGGGACCGGTGCCGAAATCGCCGCCGCCGGTCGCGCAACGCCGAATGGTCGTCGTGCATAACGTCGTGCAACTCTCGCGCGCGCCGGTTGCGAATGTGGCGCCAGCGACCGATCGCGGAAGCAAAGCCGAGCCGACCTCCGCGCCGCGGCAGATCGCCGCGGCCATCGTGCATCCCGATCCGCAAACGGCCGATCCCACGGGCGCGCAGAGCAACGTGCCGATCTGGCGCCGCGGCGCCGGCGCCGATACCTGGCATACGATCGCGAAGACCACGACGACCGCGTTTACGGAGAGCGCCCCTCAGGTCATGAACGGACGCCTGGAGTCGATTCAAATCGCGGCTACCTACACCACGCGAGACGCCGCGCCCATCGGCGGCGATACGGCAATCAACCCGCAGCCGCCGATGATCGCTACCGACGAGGGCGCGCAAGGGACCGCGGTCTTTGCGGTCTCCATTGACGAACGCGGCGTTCCGACAAAATGCACGATCACGAAATCGTCGAACTACCCGGTACTCGATACGACCGTCTGCAGCGCGGCGATGAAAGCGCATTACACGCCCAAAACCGTGAACGGCAAAGCCGTCCCAGGCGTGTACACCGACGCCTTCACGTTCCGCAACGACAACGGCACCGAAGGCCTCTCCAACTAG
- a CDS encoding cytochrome c encodes MPLRFLVLLVVVLLSAAGCARHRGPTSPSSAAPSGSFDRSHGKLVFAARCQACHGVAGVGAAIGPALHAERKKHSLDEVIAIVRNPDPPMPRLFPGQMTQADVVDVSAYVESL; translated from the coding sequence ATGCCGTTGCGCTTCCTCGTTCTGCTCGTCGTCGTACTCCTTAGTGCAGCGGGATGCGCTCGCCACCGCGGTCCGACGAGCCCGTCGAGCGCCGCTCCGAGCGGCTCGTTCGATCGCTCCCACGGAAAACTCGTCTTCGCGGCAAGATGTCAGGCGTGTCACGGCGTCGCCGGGGTGGGCGCCGCGATCGGGCCGGCGCTGCACGCCGAGCGCAAGAAGCATTCGCTCGACGAGGTTATCGCCATCGTGAGGAATCCCGATCCGCCGATGCCGAGACTCTTTCCGGGACAAATGACGCAGGCCGACGTCGTCGACGTCTCCGCCTACGTGGAATCGCTGTGA